A genome region from Arachis duranensis cultivar V14167 chromosome 8, aradu.V14167.gnm2.J7QH, whole genome shotgun sequence includes the following:
- the LOC107462276 gene encoding disease resistance protein Roq1 isoform X3 — protein MEGCYDVFGQFKWEKGEGIERIVEKVSGILVYKFQKIRFSDKHPESTERRPSLKEVNKYDVFLSLRHTHSTFIYYLYHYLTKKGFSTFKSDEEIQKGESIPSQVLQAIKDSRIIIVVFTRDYADSTSSLEEMTTIVECCRELEQTIIPVFFDVDPWDVRLTQIGPYKKAFVSHTEKFKQDPLKIQKWKEALTHVSNINGVHIKHEPEIEVIGKIVQAVELRLRLTSHNLEKLLNLEDNRVLVLGIWGMGGSGKTTRALALYKRIFQQFEAACFIKDLSQVYGIGGATAVEKEILRETLNEELPDVYSPFEISGLVRKRLSWKRILIVFDNVDELMQLKELAINRLMLGMGSRIIITTRNRRILDAYEVDEIYEIPLLNEDEARELFLSACPGVTNYDYYTELIARVLEYAGGLPLAIKELASILQVRCEFFLQDLNKSFWQHTLNRLRTRPIVEIMKPLKTSFESLDEDEKEIFLHIACFFHGKRGDYVIQVLNSCGFFAEIGIQALLDKSLITIQNQEIHMHDMLQDLGKKIVREECAENPPLRSRLWLYEDFNIALRSKMERNKVKAIVLYEGTSTSKHEYLNIERLSKMRNLVLLILYGQHFSGIPTSLPHRLRYLLWDGYPFSSLPSFEPYNRLVELNLPNSRIKRLWNGRKNFPRLERVDMSYSEELTETPNFEGCPSLKRLDLTGCTNLVQVHPSIGHLKELAYLSFRDCDKLVTLNLDHKCKLSSLKVLDLYSCKNLKNTDFTGLPNLEHIDLGECTSLSTVDDLLGLWQELYPLQMAQQKVVLKVLTMTDDKTVQKAIKAVADIFGVEAIAVDRKEQKLIVIGKMPTLAIVKKLKKFGKVDIISVGPVKEVKKEEKKEEKKEEKKKKEEAEEEKNCRYIHKFQSSARLLW, from the exons ATGGAAGGGTGCTATGACGTATTTGGCCAATTTAAATG GGAAAAGGGCGAAGGGATTGAAAGAATTGTAGAGAAGGTGTCGGGCATACTGGTTTATAAATTCCAAAAGATAAGGTTTAGTGATAAACATCCAGAATCCACTGAAAGAAGACCATCATTGAAGGAAGTCAACAAATATGACGTGTTTCTAAGTCTCAGACACACTCACTCCACATTTATTTACTATCTTTACCATTATCTCACCAAGAAAGGATTTTCCACCTTCAAGAGTGATGAGGAGATTCAGAAAGGAGAATCCATTCCGTCTCAGGTCCTCCAAGCAATTAAAGATTCGCGAATTATTATAGTTGTGTTCACAAGAGATTATGCTGATTCAACAAGTTCTTTGGAGGAAATGACTACCATAGTTGAGTGTTGCCGGGAACTAGAACAAACTATCATCCCAGTTTTCTTTGATGTGGATCCCTGGGATGTTCGACTAACACAAATTGGCCCTTACAAGAAAGCCTTTGTTTCGCATACGGAGAAATTCAAACAAGATCCTCTCAAGAttcaaaagtggaaggaagctTTAACACATGTGAGCAATATAAATGGTGTGCATATAAAACATGA GCCAGAGATTGAAGTGATTGGAAAGATCGTTCAGGCAGTGGAACTACGACTGAGGCTTACTAGTCATAATCTAGAGAAGCTTTTGAATTTAGAGGACAACCGTGTTTTAGTTCTTGGAATTTGGGGCATGGGTGGATCTGGAAAGACAACTCGTGCTTTAGCTTTGTATAAAAGAATCTTTCAGCAATTTGAGGCTGCTTGTTTTATTAAGGACTTAAGCCAGGTTTACGGAATTGGTGGTGCTACTGCTGTGGAGAAAGAAATCCTCCGTGAAACATTAAATGAAGAACTTCCAGATGTGTACAGTCCTTTCGAAATATCTGGCTTGGTAAGGAAAAGGCTATCTTGGAAACGGATACTTATAGTCTTTGACAATGTTGATGAACTAATGCAATTGAAGGAATTGGCTATAAATCGTCTAATGCTTGGGATGGGAAGTAGGATTATCATAACCACTAGGAATAGGCGAATTTTGGATGCATACGAAGTAGATGAAATTTACGAGATTCCATTATTGAATGAGGATGAAGCTCGTGAACTGTTCCTGAGTGCTTGTCCTGGTGTTACCAATTATGATTACTATACTGAGTTGATTGCAAGAGTACTAGAATATGCTGGTGGTCTTCCGTTGGCAATCAAAGAACTGGCTTCTATTTTGCAAGTCCGTTGTGAATTCTTCTTGCAAGACTTAAATAAATCCTTCTGGCAACATACCTTGAATAGATTGAGAACAAGGCCAATTGTTGAAATTATGAAGCCTCTTAAAACAAGTTTTGAGAGTTTAGACGAAGATGAGAAAGAAATCTTTTTGCACATTGCTTGTTTCTTTCATGGGAAGAGGGGGGATTATGTAATCCAAGTTCTAAATTCTTGTGGATTTTTTGCTGAAATTGGGATTCAAGCTTTGTTGGACAAATCACTCATCACCATACAAAATCAGGAAATTCATATGCACGACATGTTGCAAGATTTGGGAAAGAAAATTGTCCGTGAAGAATGTGCAGAAAATCCACCACTGCGTAGTAGATTGTGGCTTTACGAGGACTTCAACATTGCCTTGAGGTCAAAAATG GAGCGAAACAAAGTTAAAGCCATAGTTCTATATGAGGGTACCTCTACCTCCAAACATGAATATTTGAACATTGAAAGATTGTCGAAAATGAGAAATCTTGTGCTGCTCATATTATATGGTCAGCACTTTTCGGGAATTCCAACTTCTCTTCCCCACAGATTACGGTATCTTTTGTGGGACGGATATCCATTCTCTTCTTTGCCTTCATTTGAACCGTATAACCGTCTTGTTGAATTGAATTTGCCCAACAGCCGCATCAAACGGTTATGGAATGGCCGCAAG AACTTTCCACGTTTGGAAAGGGTGGATATGAGTTACTCAGAAGAGCTCACGGAGACGCCAAATTTTGAAGGGTGCCCAAGTCTTAAGCGGCTAGATCTCACAGGATGCACAAACCTAGTGCAAGTCCATCCATCTATCGGACATCTTAAAGAACTTGCTTACTTGAGTTTCCGTGACTGTGATAAGTTGGTCACCCTCAATCTTGATCATAAATGCAAATTAAGTTCTTTGAAGGTTCTTGACCTCTATAGTTGCAAAAATCTTAAGAACACAGATTTTACAGGATTACCCAATCTAGAGCACATTGATCTTGGAGAATGTACAAGTTTATCCACTGTTGATGATTTATTGGGACTCTGGCAGGAGCTATATCCTCTTCAAATGGCTCAG CAGAAGGTTGTGTTAAAGGTTTTGACTATGACTGATGATAAAACAGTGCAGAAAGCTATCAAAGCAGTTGCAGATATATTTG GAGTTGAGGCAATAGCAGTAGATAGAAAGGAGCAGAAGCTAATAGTGATTGGAAAAATGCCCACATTGGCAATTGTGAAGAAGCTCAAAAAATTTGGCAAGGTTGATATCATATCTGTTGGACCTGTAAAAGAagtgaagaaggaggagaagaaggaagaaaagaaagaggagaagaagaaaaaggaagaggcgGAGGAGGAAAAAAATTGCCGCTATATACACAAATTTCAATCTTCCGCCAG GTTATTGTGGTGA
- the LOC107462276 gene encoding disease resistance protein RUN1 isoform X1, with amino-acid sequence MDSGDETARTSAYASWSWTRLCFFISGIFFGSFVSGMLLRWKKPLLSSNFRALLGYQDSDSDNIQDEASGEEDSASLHSLDSNIIQGSSLRQQEDSAWDHPPPESKSIITEGSYKYDVFLSFIGEDTRRSFIDYLYHRLSEEGISAFGNEVELNRGETISSQFLQAIKDSRIYIVVFSRSYASSTWCLDELVAIVDCYKEMKQELFPVFYDVDPYEVRCQSGGYEDAFDLHRERFKEEPDKIYKWKGAMTYLANLNGLTLDQEKGEGIERIVEKVSGILVYKFQKIRFSDKHPESTERRPSLKEVNKYDVFLSLRHTHSTFIYYLYHYLTKKGFSTFKSDEEIQKGESIPSQVLQAIKDSRIIIVVFTRDYADSTSSLEEMTTIVECCRELEQTIIPVFFDVDPWDVRLTQIGPYKKAFVSHTEKFKQDPLKIQKWKEALTHVSNINGVHIKHEPEIEVIGKIVQAVELRLRLTSHNLEKLLNLEDNRVLVLGIWGMGGSGKTTRALALYKRIFQQFEAACFIKDLSQVYGIGGATAVEKEILRETLNEELPDVYSPFEISGLVRKRLSWKRILIVFDNVDELMQLKELAINRLMLGMGSRIIITTRNRRILDAYEVDEIYEIPLLNEDEARELFLSACPGVTNYDYYTELIARVLEYAGGLPLAIKELASILQVRCEFFLQDLNKSFWQHTLNRLRTRPIVEIMKPLKTSFESLDEDEKEIFLHIACFFHGKRGDYVIQVLNSCGFFAEIGIQALLDKSLITIQNQEIHMHDMLQDLGKKIVREECAENPPLRSRLWLYEDFNIALRSKMERNKVKAIVLYEGTSTSKHEYLNIERLSKMRNLVLLILYGQHFSGIPTSLPHRLRYLLWDGYPFSSLPSFEPYNRLVELNLPNSRIKRLWNGRKNFPRLERVDMSYSEELTETPNFEGCPSLKRLDLTGCTNLVQVHPSIGHLKELAYLSFRDCDKLVTLNLDHKCKLSSLKVLDLYSCKNLKNTDFTGLPNLEHIDLGECTSLSTVDDLLGLWQELYPLQMAQQKVVLKVLTMTDDKTVQKAIKAVADIFGVEAIAVDRKEQKLIVIGKMPTLAIVKKLKKFGKVDIISVGPVKEVKKEEKKEEKKEEKKKKEEAEEEKNCRYIHKFQSSARLLW; translated from the exons ATGGACTCAGGTGATGAGACGGCAAGAACTTCTGCTTATGCGAGTTGGTCATGGACCCGGTTGTGCTTTTTCATATCAGGTATCTTTTTTGGTTCATTCGTATCAGGCATGTTACTCCGTTGGAAAAAACCCTTGCTGAGCAGCAACTTCCGGGCTCTACTGGGTTACCAAGATTCGGATTCCGACAACATCCAAGATGAGGCGTCGGGCGAGGAAGATTCAGCTTCTCTTCATTCTCTGGATTCAAATATCATCCAAGGCAGCTCCCTGCGCCAGCAGGAAGATTCAGCTTGGGATCATCCTCCACCGGAGTCAAAGTCAATTATCACCGAGGGGAGTTATAAATATGATGTGTTTCTGAGTTTCATAGGTGAGGATACTCGCAGAAGTTTTATTGATTATCTTTACCATCGTCTCTCGGAAGAAGGTATTTCGGCCTTCGGAAACGAGGTGGAATTAAACAGAGGAGAAACCATTTCATCACAGTTCCTGCAAGCAATTAAAGATTCACGGATTTATATCGTTGTCTTCTCAAGAAGTTATGCTAGCTCAACTTGGTGTTTGGACGAACTGGTTGCTATAGTTGATTGTTATAAAGAAATGAAGCAAGAACTTTTCCCAGTTTTCTATGATGTGGATCCGTATGAGGTTCGATGTCAAAGTGGGGGATACGAGGATGCGTTTGATTTACATAgggagagattcaaagaagagCCTGACAAGATCTACAAATGGAAGGGTGCTATGACGTATTTGGCCAATTTAAATGGTTTGACTTTAGATCA GGAAAAGGGCGAAGGGATTGAAAGAATTGTAGAGAAGGTGTCGGGCATACTGGTTTATAAATTCCAAAAGATAAGGTTTAGTGATAAACATCCAGAATCCACTGAAAGAAGACCATCATTGAAGGAAGTCAACAAATATGACGTGTTTCTAAGTCTCAGACACACTCACTCCACATTTATTTACTATCTTTACCATTATCTCACCAAGAAAGGATTTTCCACCTTCAAGAGTGATGAGGAGATTCAGAAAGGAGAATCCATTCCGTCTCAGGTCCTCCAAGCAATTAAAGATTCGCGAATTATTATAGTTGTGTTCACAAGAGATTATGCTGATTCAACAAGTTCTTTGGAGGAAATGACTACCATAGTTGAGTGTTGCCGGGAACTAGAACAAACTATCATCCCAGTTTTCTTTGATGTGGATCCCTGGGATGTTCGACTAACACAAATTGGCCCTTACAAGAAAGCCTTTGTTTCGCATACGGAGAAATTCAAACAAGATCCTCTCAAGAttcaaaagtggaaggaagctTTAACACATGTGAGCAATATAAATGGTGTGCATATAAAACATGA GCCAGAGATTGAAGTGATTGGAAAGATCGTTCAGGCAGTGGAACTACGACTGAGGCTTACTAGTCATAATCTAGAGAAGCTTTTGAATTTAGAGGACAACCGTGTTTTAGTTCTTGGAATTTGGGGCATGGGTGGATCTGGAAAGACAACTCGTGCTTTAGCTTTGTATAAAAGAATCTTTCAGCAATTTGAGGCTGCTTGTTTTATTAAGGACTTAAGCCAGGTTTACGGAATTGGTGGTGCTACTGCTGTGGAGAAAGAAATCCTCCGTGAAACATTAAATGAAGAACTTCCAGATGTGTACAGTCCTTTCGAAATATCTGGCTTGGTAAGGAAAAGGCTATCTTGGAAACGGATACTTATAGTCTTTGACAATGTTGATGAACTAATGCAATTGAAGGAATTGGCTATAAATCGTCTAATGCTTGGGATGGGAAGTAGGATTATCATAACCACTAGGAATAGGCGAATTTTGGATGCATACGAAGTAGATGAAATTTACGAGATTCCATTATTGAATGAGGATGAAGCTCGTGAACTGTTCCTGAGTGCTTGTCCTGGTGTTACCAATTATGATTACTATACTGAGTTGATTGCAAGAGTACTAGAATATGCTGGTGGTCTTCCGTTGGCAATCAAAGAACTGGCTTCTATTTTGCAAGTCCGTTGTGAATTCTTCTTGCAAGACTTAAATAAATCCTTCTGGCAACATACCTTGAATAGATTGAGAACAAGGCCAATTGTTGAAATTATGAAGCCTCTTAAAACAAGTTTTGAGAGTTTAGACGAAGATGAGAAAGAAATCTTTTTGCACATTGCTTGTTTCTTTCATGGGAAGAGGGGGGATTATGTAATCCAAGTTCTAAATTCTTGTGGATTTTTTGCTGAAATTGGGATTCAAGCTTTGTTGGACAAATCACTCATCACCATACAAAATCAGGAAATTCATATGCACGACATGTTGCAAGATTTGGGAAAGAAAATTGTCCGTGAAGAATGTGCAGAAAATCCACCACTGCGTAGTAGATTGTGGCTTTACGAGGACTTCAACATTGCCTTGAGGTCAAAAATG GAGCGAAACAAAGTTAAAGCCATAGTTCTATATGAGGGTACCTCTACCTCCAAACATGAATATTTGAACATTGAAAGATTGTCGAAAATGAGAAATCTTGTGCTGCTCATATTATATGGTCAGCACTTTTCGGGAATTCCAACTTCTCTTCCCCACAGATTACGGTATCTTTTGTGGGACGGATATCCATTCTCTTCTTTGCCTTCATTTGAACCGTATAACCGTCTTGTTGAATTGAATTTGCCCAACAGCCGCATCAAACGGTTATGGAATGGCCGCAAG AACTTTCCACGTTTGGAAAGGGTGGATATGAGTTACTCAGAAGAGCTCACGGAGACGCCAAATTTTGAAGGGTGCCCAAGTCTTAAGCGGCTAGATCTCACAGGATGCACAAACCTAGTGCAAGTCCATCCATCTATCGGACATCTTAAAGAACTTGCTTACTTGAGTTTCCGTGACTGTGATAAGTTGGTCACCCTCAATCTTGATCATAAATGCAAATTAAGTTCTTTGAAGGTTCTTGACCTCTATAGTTGCAAAAATCTTAAGAACACAGATTTTACAGGATTACCCAATCTAGAGCACATTGATCTTGGAGAATGTACAAGTTTATCCACTGTTGATGATTTATTGGGACTCTGGCAGGAGCTATATCCTCTTCAAATGGCTCAG CAGAAGGTTGTGTTAAAGGTTTTGACTATGACTGATGATAAAACAGTGCAGAAAGCTATCAAAGCAGTTGCAGATATATTTG GAGTTGAGGCAATAGCAGTAGATAGAAAGGAGCAGAAGCTAATAGTGATTGGAAAAATGCCCACATTGGCAATTGTGAAGAAGCTCAAAAAATTTGGCAAGGTTGATATCATATCTGTTGGACCTGTAAAAGAagtgaagaaggaggagaagaaggaagaaaagaaagaggagaagaagaaaaaggaagaggcgGAGGAGGAAAAAAATTGCCGCTATATACACAAATTTCAATCTTCCGCCAG GTTATTGTGGTGA
- the LOC107462276 gene encoding disease resistance protein RUN1 isoform X2, whose translation MDSGDETARTSAYASWSWTRLCFFISGIFFGSFVSGMLLRWKKPLLSSNFRALLGYQDSDSDNIQDEASGEEDSASLHSLDSNIIQGSSLRQQEDSAWDHPPPESKSIITEGSYKYDVFLSFIGEDTRRSFIDYLYHRLSEEGISAFGNEVELNRGETISSQFLQAIKDSRIYIVVFSRSYASSTWCLDELVAIVDCYKEMKQELFPVFYDVDPYEVRCQSGGYEDAFDLHRERFKEEPDKIYKWKGAMTYLANLNGLTLDQEKGEGIERIVEKVSGILVYKFQKIRFSDKHPESTERRPSLKEVNKYDVFLSLRHTHSTFIYYLYHYLTKKGFSTFKSDEEIQKGESIPSQVLQAIKDSRIIIVVFTRDYADSTSSLEEMTTIVECCRELEQTIIPVFFDVDPWDVRLTQIGPYKKAFVSHTEKFKQDPLKIQKWKEALTHVSNINGVHIKHEPEIEVIGKIVQAVELRLRLTSHNLEKLLNLEDNRVLVLGIWGMGGSGKTTRALALYKRIFQQFEAACFIKDLSQVYGIGGATAVEKEILRETLNEELPDVYSPFEISGLVRKRLSWKRILIVFDNVDELMQLKELAINRLMLGMGSRIIITTRNRRILDAYEVDEIYEIPLLNEDEARELFLSACPGVTNYDYYTELIARVLEYAGGLPLAIKELASILQVRCEFFLQDLNKSFWQHTLNRLRTRPIVEIMKPLKTSFESLDEDEKEIFLHIACFFHGKRGDYVIQVLNSCGFFAEIGIQALLDKSLITIQNQEIHMHDMLQDLGKKIVREECAENPPLRSRLWLYEDFNIALRSKMERNKVKAIVLYEGTSTSKHEYLNIERLSKMRNLVLLILYGQHFSGIPTSLPHRLRYLLWDGYPFSSLPSFEPYNRLVELNLPNSRIKRLWNGRKNFPRLERVDMSYSEELTETPNFEGCPSLKRLDLTGCTNLVQVHPSIGHLKELAYLSFRDCDKLVTLNLDHKCKLSSLKVLDLYSCKNLKNTDFTGLPNLEHIDLGECTSLSTVDDLLGLWQELYPLQMAQKVVLKVLTMTDDKTVQKAIKAVADIFGVEAIAVDRKEQKLIVIGKMPTLAIVKKLKKFGKVDIISVGPVKEVKKEEKKEEKKEEKKKKEEAEEEKNCRYIHKFQSSARLLW comes from the exons ATGGACTCAGGTGATGAGACGGCAAGAACTTCTGCTTATGCGAGTTGGTCATGGACCCGGTTGTGCTTTTTCATATCAGGTATCTTTTTTGGTTCATTCGTATCAGGCATGTTACTCCGTTGGAAAAAACCCTTGCTGAGCAGCAACTTCCGGGCTCTACTGGGTTACCAAGATTCGGATTCCGACAACATCCAAGATGAGGCGTCGGGCGAGGAAGATTCAGCTTCTCTTCATTCTCTGGATTCAAATATCATCCAAGGCAGCTCCCTGCGCCAGCAGGAAGATTCAGCTTGGGATCATCCTCCACCGGAGTCAAAGTCAATTATCACCGAGGGGAGTTATAAATATGATGTGTTTCTGAGTTTCATAGGTGAGGATACTCGCAGAAGTTTTATTGATTATCTTTACCATCGTCTCTCGGAAGAAGGTATTTCGGCCTTCGGAAACGAGGTGGAATTAAACAGAGGAGAAACCATTTCATCACAGTTCCTGCAAGCAATTAAAGATTCACGGATTTATATCGTTGTCTTCTCAAGAAGTTATGCTAGCTCAACTTGGTGTTTGGACGAACTGGTTGCTATAGTTGATTGTTATAAAGAAATGAAGCAAGAACTTTTCCCAGTTTTCTATGATGTGGATCCGTATGAGGTTCGATGTCAAAGTGGGGGATACGAGGATGCGTTTGATTTACATAgggagagattcaaagaagagCCTGACAAGATCTACAAATGGAAGGGTGCTATGACGTATTTGGCCAATTTAAATGGTTTGACTTTAGATCA GGAAAAGGGCGAAGGGATTGAAAGAATTGTAGAGAAGGTGTCGGGCATACTGGTTTATAAATTCCAAAAGATAAGGTTTAGTGATAAACATCCAGAATCCACTGAAAGAAGACCATCATTGAAGGAAGTCAACAAATATGACGTGTTTCTAAGTCTCAGACACACTCACTCCACATTTATTTACTATCTTTACCATTATCTCACCAAGAAAGGATTTTCCACCTTCAAGAGTGATGAGGAGATTCAGAAAGGAGAATCCATTCCGTCTCAGGTCCTCCAAGCAATTAAAGATTCGCGAATTATTATAGTTGTGTTCACAAGAGATTATGCTGATTCAACAAGTTCTTTGGAGGAAATGACTACCATAGTTGAGTGTTGCCGGGAACTAGAACAAACTATCATCCCAGTTTTCTTTGATGTGGATCCCTGGGATGTTCGACTAACACAAATTGGCCCTTACAAGAAAGCCTTTGTTTCGCATACGGAGAAATTCAAACAAGATCCTCTCAAGAttcaaaagtggaaggaagctTTAACACATGTGAGCAATATAAATGGTGTGCATATAAAACATGA GCCAGAGATTGAAGTGATTGGAAAGATCGTTCAGGCAGTGGAACTACGACTGAGGCTTACTAGTCATAATCTAGAGAAGCTTTTGAATTTAGAGGACAACCGTGTTTTAGTTCTTGGAATTTGGGGCATGGGTGGATCTGGAAAGACAACTCGTGCTTTAGCTTTGTATAAAAGAATCTTTCAGCAATTTGAGGCTGCTTGTTTTATTAAGGACTTAAGCCAGGTTTACGGAATTGGTGGTGCTACTGCTGTGGAGAAAGAAATCCTCCGTGAAACATTAAATGAAGAACTTCCAGATGTGTACAGTCCTTTCGAAATATCTGGCTTGGTAAGGAAAAGGCTATCTTGGAAACGGATACTTATAGTCTTTGACAATGTTGATGAACTAATGCAATTGAAGGAATTGGCTATAAATCGTCTAATGCTTGGGATGGGAAGTAGGATTATCATAACCACTAGGAATAGGCGAATTTTGGATGCATACGAAGTAGATGAAATTTACGAGATTCCATTATTGAATGAGGATGAAGCTCGTGAACTGTTCCTGAGTGCTTGTCCTGGTGTTACCAATTATGATTACTATACTGAGTTGATTGCAAGAGTACTAGAATATGCTGGTGGTCTTCCGTTGGCAATCAAAGAACTGGCTTCTATTTTGCAAGTCCGTTGTGAATTCTTCTTGCAAGACTTAAATAAATCCTTCTGGCAACATACCTTGAATAGATTGAGAACAAGGCCAATTGTTGAAATTATGAAGCCTCTTAAAACAAGTTTTGAGAGTTTAGACGAAGATGAGAAAGAAATCTTTTTGCACATTGCTTGTTTCTTTCATGGGAAGAGGGGGGATTATGTAATCCAAGTTCTAAATTCTTGTGGATTTTTTGCTGAAATTGGGATTCAAGCTTTGTTGGACAAATCACTCATCACCATACAAAATCAGGAAATTCATATGCACGACATGTTGCAAGATTTGGGAAAGAAAATTGTCCGTGAAGAATGTGCAGAAAATCCACCACTGCGTAGTAGATTGTGGCTTTACGAGGACTTCAACATTGCCTTGAGGTCAAAAATG GAGCGAAACAAAGTTAAAGCCATAGTTCTATATGAGGGTACCTCTACCTCCAAACATGAATATTTGAACATTGAAAGATTGTCGAAAATGAGAAATCTTGTGCTGCTCATATTATATGGTCAGCACTTTTCGGGAATTCCAACTTCTCTTCCCCACAGATTACGGTATCTTTTGTGGGACGGATATCCATTCTCTTCTTTGCCTTCATTTGAACCGTATAACCGTCTTGTTGAATTGAATTTGCCCAACAGCCGCATCAAACGGTTATGGAATGGCCGCAAG AACTTTCCACGTTTGGAAAGGGTGGATATGAGTTACTCAGAAGAGCTCACGGAGACGCCAAATTTTGAAGGGTGCCCAAGTCTTAAGCGGCTAGATCTCACAGGATGCACAAACCTAGTGCAAGTCCATCCATCTATCGGACATCTTAAAGAACTTGCTTACTTGAGTTTCCGTGACTGTGATAAGTTGGTCACCCTCAATCTTGATCATAAATGCAAATTAAGTTCTTTGAAGGTTCTTGACCTCTATAGTTGCAAAAATCTTAAGAACACAGATTTTACAGGATTACCCAATCTAGAGCACATTGATCTTGGAGAATGTACAAGTTTATCCACTGTTGATGATTTATTGGGACTCTGGCAGGAGCTATATCCTCTTCAAATGGCTCAG AAGGTTGTGTTAAAGGTTTTGACTATGACTGATGATAAAACAGTGCAGAAAGCTATCAAAGCAGTTGCAGATATATTTG GAGTTGAGGCAATAGCAGTAGATAGAAAGGAGCAGAAGCTAATAGTGATTGGAAAAATGCCCACATTGGCAATTGTGAAGAAGCTCAAAAAATTTGGCAAGGTTGATATCATATCTGTTGGACCTGTAAAAGAagtgaagaaggaggagaagaaggaagaaaagaaagaggagaagaagaaaaaggaagaggcgGAGGAGGAAAAAAATTGCCGCTATATACACAAATTTCAATCTTCCGCCAG GTTATTGTGGTGA